In Vibrio atlanticus, the following proteins share a genomic window:
- a CDS encoding RraA family protein — MKPDFSKLATTDYGNILTNDHFINFSIGPLWQDIPRIFGDAFTVQLTSGDNLMLHSAIYEAPEGSIIVVDGVDSEYAVAGGNVCAVAKSRGIKGFIIDGVIRDLSEISDMKFPVFAKGVHPVPGKKEIYSELGAPIICGGAKVSTGDIIVADVEGIVVIPKSKKDEVFLMASKKASDEASLTLAEWEMSHRAKIAQAITSAKQKSEST; from the coding sequence ATGAAGCCTGATTTTTCTAAATTAGCGACAACCGATTACGGAAACATATTAACTAACGACCATTTTATTAACTTTAGCATTGGTCCTCTTTGGCAGGATATACCGCGAATCTTTGGAGACGCTTTTACTGTTCAGTTAACGTCTGGTGATAATTTAATGCTTCATTCAGCCATATACGAAGCACCAGAAGGTTCCATTATTGTAGTGGATGGAGTTGATAGCGAATATGCAGTAGCCGGCGGTAATGTATGCGCAGTCGCTAAGAGTCGAGGCATTAAAGGCTTTATTATTGATGGTGTCATTCGAGACTTGAGTGAAATTTCAGATATGAAGTTTCCAGTTTTTGCGAAAGGTGTCCATCCTGTACCGGGAAAGAAAGAGATCTATTCTGAATTGGGTGCTCCAATCATTTGCGGGGGAGCAAAGGTCTCTACGGGAGATATCATTGTTGCTGATGTAGAGGGTATTGTCGTTATTCCTAAATCAAAGAAAGATGAAGTGTTTTTAATGGCTTCAAAGAAAGCAAGTGACGAAGCGTCATTAACGCTCGCTGAGTGGGAAATGAGTCATAGGGCTAAAATAGCCCAAGCAATAACGTCTGCGAAACAAAAATCTGAAAGCACTTAA
- a CDS encoding NAD-dependent epimerase/dehydratase family protein gives MSLVMCNVENKGVTKVLIAGASGYIGRHVTSLFTKNGFEVFTYGRDKIVMPLAVGSTLDRVDFEDYFDVVVNCARPHWSQFSVHEIADVEQKLLSELDLLAAKGATKIHTSGVWLFGNASSADLSQFRLQPLDAVRLDVETIHSAIRNRWHVVYCPSLVYGGESCQLKRIVESFASQTIELGMPSIGFNQYVHVYDIARFYLLLAQGRTTEKQHFIAESQGYSPAEFAQLLLAAKAVTKVRKIRWEEFESENGSMAVEVEKMNLTLPISYSFEATKSISEYIENYI, from the coding sequence ATGTCATTGGTTATGTGTAATGTCGAGAATAAGGGAGTAACGAAAGTATTAATTGCAGGGGCTAGTGGATACATTGGCCGTCACGTTACATCGCTATTCACAAAAAATGGTTTTGAAGTATTCACATACGGTAGGGACAAAATCGTCATGCCTCTTGCCGTAGGTTCGACACTAGATAGGGTCGATTTTGAAGATTACTTTGATGTGGTTGTGAATTGCGCGCGTCCACATTGGTCACAATTCTCGGTACATGAAATTGCCGATGTGGAGCAGAAGTTACTCTCTGAGTTAGACCTACTTGCCGCTAAAGGCGCAACAAAGATACATACATCGGGTGTTTGGCTCTTTGGTAACGCTTCTAGCGCTGATTTGAGTCAATTTCGGCTGCAACCCTTAGACGCCGTTAGATTAGATGTAGAAACAATACATAGCGCTATTAGAAACAGGTGGCACGTCGTTTACTGTCCTAGTTTGGTTTATGGCGGTGAGAGCTGTCAGTTAAAGCGAATTGTTGAATCTTTCGCTAGCCAAACGATTGAATTAGGTATGCCGTCTATTGGTTTTAACCAATATGTTCATGTCTACGACATTGCGCGGTTCTATTTACTTTTGGCGCAAGGCAGAACCACAGAAAAGCAACATTTTATAGCAGAGAGTCAAGGTTATAGTCCTGCAGAATTCGCTCAACTCTTATTGGCGGCCAAAGCTGTAACAAAAGTGAGAAAGATCCGTTGGGAAGAGTTTGAGTCAGAAAATGGTTCGATGGCTGTAGAAGTCGAGAAGATGAATCTTACACTTCCAATTAGTTATTCGTTTGAGGCTACTAAGTCAATTAGTGAATATATTGAAAATTACATATAG
- a CDS encoding IS5 family transposase — protein sequence MPRTMLTDIRWELLLQVMKSTGRIYDKTEHRMTFEGILYRMRTGIPWRDLPSEFGEWSTVYRRFNLWSKKGILDKLFKSLSSMADFEWVFLDGSIVRAHQHSTGAATESSEQIGKSRGGNSTKIHLAVDSGGLPICFDLSEGQRHDIVHAESLVEQLDEVNTIVCDKGYDSEPFRTFVKERGGETVIAKRNYGQDIDKDSMDWCLYKYRHLVENAFGRIKHYRAISSRYDKLERNYASMLSLAFMLMWLPMYC from the coding sequence ATGCCAAGAACAATGCTAACTGATATTCGCTGGGAACTGCTACTCCAAGTTATGAAAAGTACAGGTCGTATTTACGATAAAACTGAACATCGAATGACATTTGAAGGAATACTTTATCGAATGAGAACAGGTATTCCTTGGCGAGATCTACCCTCTGAGTTCGGAGAGTGGAGTACCGTTTACAGACGATTTAATCTTTGGTCAAAGAAAGGGATTTTAGATAAACTTTTCAAAAGCTTATCTAGCATGGCTGATTTTGAATGGGTCTTTCTTGATGGCTCTATAGTTCGAGCGCATCAGCATAGTACAGGTGCAGCTACTGAAAGCTCAGAGCAAATAGGAAAAAGTCGCGGGGGCAACTCAACCAAAATTCACTTAGCCGTAGATAGTGGTGGTCTGCCGATTTGCTTTGATTTATCAGAAGGACAACGCCACGATATAGTGCATGCCGAAAGCTTAGTTGAACAACTCGATGAAGTTAATACTATCGTTTGTGATAAAGGATATGACAGCGAACCTTTCCGTACTTTTGTTAAGGAACGTGGCGGAGAAACGGTAATTGCTAAACGCAATTACGGACAAGATATAGACAAAGACAGTATGGATTGGTGTCTATACAAGTATCGTCACTTGGTCGAAAATGCCTTTGGGAGAATTAAGCATTATCGAGCTATTTCAAGTAGATATGACAAGCTAGAAAGGAATTATGCCAGCATGTTATCGCTGGCATTCATGTTAATGTGGCTACCGATGTATTGTTGA
- a CDS encoding GFA family protein, which produces MKGKGKCLCGSVELEVEYASNELGACHCSMCRNWSGGPMLAIDCADSVKISGESNVVRYQSSDWAERGFCSKCGTHLFYFLVPNNQYHLPVGLLMSGDDYKLTHQIFIDEKPEYYEFKNETQNMTGAEVFAHFESGE; this is translated from the coding sequence ATGAAAGGTAAAGGAAAGTGCCTATGTGGCTCGGTTGAGTTGGAAGTAGAGTACGCCAGTAATGAATTGGGGGCTTGTCATTGTAGTATGTGTAGAAATTGGTCTGGCGGTCCGATGTTAGCTATTGATTGCGCTGATTCAGTTAAAATATCAGGTGAATCAAATGTTGTGAGATATCAGTCATCCGATTGGGCAGAAAGAGGTTTCTGCAGTAAATGTGGTACTCATTTGTTCTACTTTTTAGTGCCAAATAATCAGTATCACCTTCCTGTCGGATTATTGATGTCAGGGGATGACTACAAGCTAACTCATCAGATATTTATTGATGAAAAGCCCGAATACTACGAATTTAAAAATGAAACACAAAATATGACTGGTGCAGAAGTTTTTGCTCACTTTGAAAGTGGAGAGTAG
- a CDS encoding VOC family protein — translation MENLKVSEIKSFVPAKDFDLSKRFYQSIGFEVMSEFHDIAYLRHGSCAFLLQNFYEPAHCRNYMMHLLVEDVKSWYQHIQNSNVVSEFEVTVSEVVEQPWGMLEFCIIDPSGVLWRVAENIRSR, via the coding sequence ATGGAAAACCTCAAAGTCTCAGAAATTAAGTCTTTCGTACCCGCGAAAGACTTCGATTTATCTAAGCGTTTTTACCAGTCAATCGGCTTCGAAGTGATGTCTGAATTTCACGATATCGCGTATCTAAGACACGGCAGTTGTGCGTTCCTTCTGCAAAACTTTTACGAACCTGCGCACTGTCGCAATTACATGATGCACTTGCTGGTTGAAGACGTAAAAAGTTGGTATCAACATATCCAAAACTCTAATGTAGTGTCGGAATTTGAAGTTACCGTTTCCGAGGTTGTTGAGCAGCCTTGGGGAATGCTTGAGTTTTGTATCATTGACCCAAGTGGTGTGTTGTGGCGTGTCGCCGAAAACATTAGGTCGCGCTAA